The following coding sequences lie in one Calothrix sp. NIES-2098 genomic window:
- a CDS encoding transposase: MPRTVNLKKKGGTKIRTRVIEYTIDTDDQAQTYRLITSLTDVEKFPALLLATEYHRRWEIESTIDELKVHLLGRKTLIRSLNPREVVQEIYGWLLGHWAVRSLMFQVAESASISPLRLSFTGTLNIVRRAVPKFQRLQIEEFPFFSPG; the protein is encoded by the coding sequence TTGCCCCGGACGGTAAATCTAAAAAAAAAAGGTGGCACAAAAATTAGGACGCGGGTAATTGAATACACTATTGATACTGATGACCAAGCGCAAACTTACCGTTTAATTACCAGTTTGACTGATGTTGAGAAATTCCCCGCTCTATTGTTAGCAACAGAATATCATCGCCGTTGGGAAATAGAGAGTACTATTGATGAACTTAAAGTCCATCTTTTAGGGCGTAAAACTCTGATTCGTTCTCTCAATCCCCGTGAAGTTGTTCAGGAAATTTATGGCTGGCTGCTTGGTCATTGGGCTGTGCGTTCGCTCATGTTTCAAGTTGCCGAATCTGCTTCCATCTCTCCCTTACGATTAAGTTTTACTGGCACGCTGAATATTGTTCGTCGGGCTGTTCCTAAATTTCAGCGGCTCCAAATTGAAGAATTTCCCTTTTTTTCGCCTGGCTAA
- a CDS encoding transposase — MQLKEFSLISSAIESGTVLKALETAIPAQAMTQAIADTDSNEERKRALPTNLVICLVIAMSLWSKASMRTVLKNLVDGLSEVWIRVGQYWRVPSKSSITEARQRVGCRVMSRLFHLVVRPCATAQTPGAFLGGLRLMALDGTVFDVPDTVTNARVFGYPATRPGTVAAFPKVRLVLLIEAGTHLIVDALMCPYRIGERTRAKKLLRSVQKGMLLMWDRGLHSYKMVQATVNQKCDYLGRIPKNVKFSIETVLPDGSYLSWIAPDGKSKKKRWHKN, encoded by the coding sequence ATGCAACTCAAAGAATTCTCATTAATCTCGTCAGCAATTGAGTCGGGTACAGTACTCAAAGCTTTAGAAACAGCTATACCGGCACAGGCAATGACGCAGGCGATCGCAGACACAGACAGTAATGAGGAACGGAAGCGGGCTTTACCAACAAATTTGGTGATTTGTTTGGTGATTGCAATGAGCTTGTGGTCAAAAGCATCAATGAGAACAGTACTGAAAAATCTGGTGGATGGGTTGAGTGAAGTGTGGATCAGAGTTGGGCAGTATTGGCGAGTACCTAGCAAGTCGTCAATAACGGAAGCCAGACAGCGTGTAGGATGTAGGGTGATGAGCCGCTTGTTTCATTTGGTAGTGCGTCCTTGTGCCACAGCCCAAACCCCAGGGGCTTTTTTGGGAGGGCTGCGGTTGATGGCACTAGACGGGACAGTATTTGATGTTCCAGATACAGTGACAAATGCAAGAGTATTTGGCTACCCAGCAACACGCCCAGGTACGGTAGCTGCTTTCCCCAAGGTTCGTTTGGTACTGTTGATTGAAGCTGGAACACATTTAATCGTTGACGCATTGATGTGTCCATACCGGATTGGCGAACGAACCAGAGCAAAAAAGCTCTTACGCTCTGTACAAAAAGGAATGTTATTGATGTGGGATAGAGGGCTACATTCTTACAAAATGGTACAAGCCACTGTCAATCAAAAATGTGATTACTTGGGGCGGATACCAAAGAATGTCAAGTTCTCAATCGAGACAGTCTTGCCCGATGGTTCTTATCTATCTTGGATTGCCCCGGACGGTAAATCTAAAAAAAAAAGGTGGCACAAAAATTAG
- a CDS encoding integrase-recombinase protein — MSDTSYPTGRASPKASDNTPIDLTVESLKKSFEAPIERYFAATEDEQDVIALMLANIRALSTRREYQKDLRKFFVAMTGVDPNPDSVLEFLHLSEKRAVAVVLKYKAKLLAVGLKEATVNRRLSSIKSLVKFARKLGVCSYTLEDVELEKVKAYRDTTGVDAESINSAIGLIERSTVRGKRDYALLRLLWENLLRRDEVSKLDVKDFNPHECRLRILGKGKGTNDEWVRLSVASVNAICDWLQVRGNLSAASPLFISLDNRSKGHRLTGDGIRKIVVNYFDAAGVKKLMSPHRIRHSGITTILDATQGDVRKAQKVSRHVKLDVLIQYDDNRKQGQDEMTNLLADMID, encoded by the coding sequence ATGTCCGATACCTCTTATCCGACTGGGCGTGCATCCCCAAAAGCAAGCGATAATACTCCTATTGATTTGACAGTAGAGTCATTAAAAAAATCTTTTGAAGCCCCAATTGAGCGGTATTTTGCGGCAACGGAGGATGAGCAGGATGTCATTGCTTTGATGCTTGCTAATATCCGCGCACTTAGTACGCGGCGCGAATACCAGAAAGATTTGCGGAAATTTTTCGTGGCGATGACTGGTGTTGACCCAAATCCTGACAGTGTGTTGGAGTTTTTACACCTCAGCGAAAAGCGGGCAGTGGCGGTGGTGTTGAAATATAAGGCCAAGCTACTGGCTGTTGGGTTGAAGGAAGCAACAGTTAACCGTCGCCTCAGCAGCATTAAATCGTTGGTGAAGTTTGCCCGCAAGTTGGGTGTGTGCAGCTACACCCTAGAAGATGTAGAGTTGGAAAAGGTAAAGGCGTATCGAGATACCACTGGGGTAGATGCCGAAAGCATCAACAGTGCAATTGGGCTAATTGAGCGCTCAACTGTTCGGGGAAAAAGGGATTATGCGCTATTGCGTCTTTTATGGGAAAATTTGCTGCGTCGTGATGAAGTCAGCAAATTAGACGTGAAAGACTTTAACCCTCATGAGTGCAGATTACGGATTTTGGGGAAAGGAAAGGGTACAAACGATGAATGGGTAAGATTATCAGTGGCTTCGGTGAATGCCATCTGCGATTGGTTGCAAGTGCGAGGTAATCTTAGTGCCGCTTCACCTTTATTTATCTCTCTTGACAACCGCAGCAAAGGGCATCGGTTGACTGGAGATGGCATTCGCAAAATTGTCGTCAATTATTTTGATGCGGCTGGTGTAAAAAAGTTAATGTCACCGCACCGTATCCGCCACAGCGGGATTACAACTATTTTGGATGCGACTCAAGGGGATGTACGCAAGGCACAAAAAGTTAGTCGCCATGTGAAGCTGGATGTATTAATCCAGTACGACGATAACCGCAAACAAGGTCAAGATGAAATGACCAATTTATTGGCAGATATGATTGACTAA